The sequence ATATCCATTGCATTCACGTGCTGAAAGACCCCATGTAACAGAAGACCTTGGAACTACCGAGCCGGGGAAGTTTGAACTCGAGATAGGAACACAATTTGAAAACCTTGGCGGCAGCGAAGAAAAAGCTGTAATAAACGAATATGCCCTGATTACAGGAATCTACAATCGGGTAGAATTGAATGTGATAGTGCCTTTTCAGCTACATAACTCTGAGAATGATCATGAGGGATTAGGTGATATGCATTTTCTTCTTAAAAGCAGGTTTTTGGATGAGGGAGATTATACTCCGGCCATAGGTGCGCTTTTTGAAGTTTTTGTCCCGTCGGGAGATGAAGAGAAGGATTTAGGCTCAGGGCATACTGATTACGTGGCTAAAGTTCTTTTTGAAAAAAATATTGGGAAGCTTATGCTTGATATAAATGGCGGATATTCTTTCATCAAGGAAG is a genomic window of Candidatus Schekmanbacteria bacterium containing:
- a CDS encoding transporter, yielding MVITGVKKLLFFFSALIFLVYPLHSRAERPHVTEDLGTTEPGKFELEIGTQFENLGGSEEKAVINEYALITGIYNRVELNVIVPFQLHNSENDHEGLGDMHFLLKSRFLDEGDYTPAIGALFEVFVPSGDEEKDLGSGHTDYVAKVLFEKNIGKLMLDINGGYSFIKEGVDKFFYAASAHYALFDRFHIVSELVGEADHKAKNEDPLFIMGGFQAHFTCETFMDIGMRFGLTKDSPDYTLAIGITIPLN